The genomic region GGCCGGGGCGCGGTGCTGGCCGCCTCGAACCGCGCCAGGTCGCCCCGCAGCCGCAGCAGGTCCAGGATCTGGCCGCTCAGGCCGCCGGCCTTCGCCACCTGGCGGATCCGCCGGTGCCGTTCCAGCACGAGCACGCCCACTCCCGCCCGCCGCAGCTCCACCGCCAGCAGCAGCCCGGTGGGCCCAGCGCCCACCACGATCACGTCCGCATCCATCCCTGTGACTCCCTTCCGCGGCACCCGTGCAGCGCCACGGCCGGCGATTCTGCGGCCGCATGGGGGGCTTGCGGCAAGCCCCCCGCTGGTCTATACGTTGAAGAGGGAGAGGGGCAGGGCCCCTCTCTCTTTCTCTGTCTCGCGGCCTTATGGGGCTCCGCCAGGTCAGCCGAGCGCCTCCCGGGTCGCGGCGTCCGCCGGGAGGAAGGTCTCCAGGTGCAGGCCCTCCAGGGTGGCGTCGGTCGCGGTGTCCAGCCGCGCCGAGGTGCTGAAGAACCGCAGCGGCCCGGCGGCGGTGTCCAGCTCCAGGGCGAGGACCGGGCCGGTCGACTCCGGCAGACCTGGCGTCCGGCCCAGGTAGGACTCGACCTGTGCCACGAGCTCCCGATGGCGCGGGTCGTGGGTGTGCTCGGCGCGGTGCACCGCCTGCCGGTACAGGTGCGCCGCCCACTCGGCGTGGTTGCGCATCCGCGCCGCGAGGCCACCCGGGGCCAGGCAGACCTCCAGCACGTTCACGGGCGGCTCCAGCAGTGCCGGGTCGCAGCCCGCCAGCAGCGCGTCGACGGCCGCGTTCGCGTCGACGATGTCCCAGTAGGTGTCCAGCAGCAGGGCCGGATAGGGCAGGTGCGCGTCCAGCAGGTGCCGCAGCCCCTCGAGGACCGCGGCGACTGACCGGTCCTCGAGCCGGTGGTCCTGGTAGCGCGGCGCGTACCCCGCCGAGAGGAGCAGCCGGTTGCGCTCGCGCAGCGGCACGTCGAGATGGTCGGCCAGGTGCAGGACCATGGCGGGGGTCGGGCGGGCCCGGCCCGTCTCGACCCGGCTCAGGTGGCGGGTGCTGACCCGCGACCGGTTCGAGAGCTCCTGCTGGCTGTACCGGCGGCGCTCGCGCCAGATCCGCAGCAGGGCACCGACGTCGGTCGCCTCCAGGGTCGCGGTCATGCCAGCAGCCTAGGTCCGCCCGGCCGACCCGCCATGACCTGTGAGGTCATGGACCGCCGGACCCGGCCGGCGGAAGGCTCGGTGGCCCCAACCGAGTGCGAAGGAGCCCAACATGAGTGACATCGTCGAGCAGTACGTCGCCACCTGGAACGCCGAGGGGCCCGAGCGGGACCGCCTGCTGGCCGCCCACTGGTCACCCGACGTGACGTACGTCGACCCGCTGGCCGAGGTGCGCGGACATGCCGCCCTGAGCGGCCTCATCGACGGGGTCCGCGCCCAGTTCCCCGGCGGTGTCCTGACCCGCCTCTCCGCGGTCGACGCCCACCACCGCCAGCTCCGGTTCTCCTGGGGCCTGGGCCCGGCGGGTCAGGAGCCGGTGGTGATCGGCTTCGACGTCGTCGTCCTGGACGAGGACGGGCGGATCGAGGACGTCCGTGGCTTCCTGGACCGGGTGCCGGCGTGAGGACCTCGCGCGGCTAGGCCCGGTCGTCCCGCGGCAGCGGGCCGACGTCGGCGTGCCGGCCCGGGACCATCGCGGCGTGCCGCTGGCCCGGGCCGGGGCCGTTGCGCGCGGCGAGGGCGTCGGCGACCAGGCCGGTCACGAACCCGTACACGCCCTTGTGCAGGACGTCCACGACCAGCTCGGCCCGGGGCCAGGTCTGCGGGGGCGCGCCGACGCCGGTGGCATTCTCGAGGATCTGGTCGTTCGTCAGCCGCACCACCGTGAACTTCGCCGACGCCAGCGGCCCGCGCAGTCCGACCTGGGCCATCAGCGAGCGGACCACCCCCAGCACGATGCCCTGCCCGTAGTGCATCGCGAGGTTCATCGCACGCGGCTGGCGGCCGGGCCGCTCGGGCAGACCGGCCAGGCGCTCCAGCACCCGCCCCGGCACGTGCGAGTCCGGCCTCCCCGTGAGCCGCTGCTCCACCTTCTCGCCGACAGTCATCACGCTCACCCCGATGGCGCCGGACACCAGTCCCTGCCAGATCACTCGTCGCCACATGGGCTGTCGGTACCCAGACGCCCCGTCCAGAGCCCGCCCCGCTCGCCAGGAGGAGAACCACCCTGAAGGGGCCAGCGGGCCGCCCTGGGCAGGTCGCCGAGATCTCTTGGGCCGTCTCCCCCAGGCGTGTGCCTGTCCACGTCCACCGCCCGGCCGGCTGGTGGCGCTCCTCCTGTCCGTGATCCTCGTGCGCGGCGTCCGTCCCGAC from Nocardioides pantholopis harbors:
- a CDS encoding nuclear transport factor 2 family protein codes for the protein MSDIVEQYVATWNAEGPERDRLLAAHWSPDVTYVDPLAEVRGHAALSGLIDGVRAQFPGGVLTRLSAVDAHHRQLRFSWGLGPAGQEPVVIGFDVVVLDEDGRIEDVRGFLDRVPA
- a CDS encoding helix-turn-helix domain-containing protein, which produces MTATLEATDVGALLRIWRERRRYSQQELSNRSRVSTRHLSRVETGRARPTPAMVLHLADHLDVPLRERNRLLLSAGYAPRYQDHRLEDRSVAAVLEGLRHLLDAHLPYPALLLDTYWDIVDANAAVDALLAGCDPALLEPPVNVLEVCLAPGGLAARMRNHAEWAAHLYRQAVHRAEHTHDPRHRELVAQVESYLGRTPGLPESTGPVLALELDTAAGPLRFFSTSARLDTATDATLEGLHLETFLPADAATREALG